In the genome of Nocardioides sp. NBC_00368, the window GAGCAGACGCTCAGACCGCAACCGGAATCAGGGCCGAGCCTGCCGACTCCTTGATGAGCCGGGCGTACGCGTCGAAGAGCCGCTGCTCGGACAGACGCTGCCGGTTGCGGAAGATGCGCTCGAAGTGCTCCTCGCGCTGGGCGAAGGCGACCTTCCAGGTCTCGGCCATCTCGGCCGGGTCGAAGGACGCGACCAGGCGCTGGTCGCCGACCATCGCCGGCGCGTCCCCGACCGGCGTGGTCACCGGGACCGCGCCGCAGGCCATCCCCTCGAGCAGGCACAGCGGGGCGGCCTCGCCGAACGCCGAGGTGAGCGTGATCAGGTCGGCGGCGTTGTAGAGCGGCGCCATCTGGCTCTGGATCCCGAGGGCGTGCAGGTTGGTCCCCAGGGCCGGCCACGCGCCCAGCTCCTCGGCCACGAGTGCTGCGAAGGCCGGGTTGTCCGCGGTCATCCCGGCGCCGCACATGACGAGGTGGGCGTCGGGGTGCTCGTGGACGAACCGGCGCGCGGCGCGGACGAAGAGCGGGATGTTCTTCATCTCGTCGAAGCGGGCCGCGATCATCACGACCGGCTGCTCGCCGGTCACGCCGAGCTCGGCGCGCTTGCTCGCGCGCAGGTCGGCGTCGGTGCGGAACTTGTGGAGGTCCACGCCGTTCGGGAAGACCGGCAGCCGCTCCAGCGGGATACCGGTGGCCTCGTGGTAGGCCCGCTGCGTCGACTCCGCGCAGCACACCGCCGCGGTCAGCAGCCCGGCCCGGTCGAGGTCGATGAGCTCCTGTACGCCGGCCCCCTGGTGCTCCGGGTCGGAGCGGTGAAGGCAGGTGATCAGCGGAGTGCCCGACGTGCCGACCCTCCCCAGCACCGTGAGCGGCTGCTCCTTGAGGGAGAGCACGACGTCCGCCTTCGCCACCGACTGCGCCACCCGCTTGAGCTGGCTGGCGGTGATCGGACCGGTCGGCGTACGCCTCAACGCCCGGACCGGAACCCCGGCCGAGGTCAGGCGTCGGTAGGAGTTGTCCGAGGAGATCCGCTGGGCGGTGAACTCGCGCTGGACGCGGTCGCTGAGGCTCAGCACGCTGTGCCGTTGCGGCGTGGTGGCATCGAGCGCGCGGACGACGGCGGTATGCAGGATCCGGGCGCCGCCGGCGAAGAAACCTTCGTACAGGGAGAGGACGGAGGGGCCGTCCTCGAGGTATGCCACGTTAGACATGTCGACCTCACTGATCCGCAGGGCAGCATCGCCCGAGCGTTGGAGTTGGTGGGGCTACGGCAGAGATATGCGGCTTTGCAGGTGATCGTCGCTGATCGAGCGTCAGCCAGCGGGCCCGTTTGAACGAGTTCAGGGCAACATCGGGTGCCTTCGGCATCCGGGGTGGACGCTAACGCGTCGGGATGAACATCCCAAGGCGTCGTCGGCTCGGGACGCGTGATTTCACTTGTTCGTCATCTTCACGCGCGCATCGTAGGGAGGGACGGAGGATTTCTCGAAACCGGCGGGGATCCGGAGTCGATTTACGCTATCGGATGTGGCGTGCGTCACGCTATGCGTTCACCGAGATTGTTCGGTGAACGGATGGCGCGGGTCTCGGACGCGCTGCCGAATAGAGGCGCAACGGTGGCCGGATCCCGCTACCTTCGAGAACCATGACGACCGAGGTGACGACGTACCGCTATGTCCGTTTCGCGCTGTGCTGTCTGCTTCTGGGCCTGGCGGTCTCCGTGGGTGCCGAGACGATCGTGAGCGGGGAGTGGCAGACCTCCATCTCGTCCTACTACTACACCCCCGCAGGCCCGGTCTTCACCGCCGTCCTGTGCGCGCTCGGCGTGTGTCTGGTGGTGCTGCGGGGTTACACCGACGCGGAGGACACCGCCCTCAACCTCGCCGGGCTCTCGGCGCCGATGGTCGGCTTCGTGCCGACACCCGAGATCGGGCAGGAGATCGACAAGGCGGCGATCGTCAACAACGCCTGGAGCTATCTGGCGGTGATGGCGATCGGCTGGGTGGTCGTGTTGATCTTCGGGCTCCGCAAGCGGGCCGCCGCAGGTGCCTGGCCTTCGCGCTGGGGCCTGATCGGTCTGGTCTCGGTCGCGGGGGCGTGGTTCGTCGGTGTCGGCTGGCTGCTGATCGACCAGGAGAGCTTCGCGGCCAAGGCGCACGGGCTCGCGGCGATCTTCACCTTCACGCCGTTCGCGCTGGCGGTCGTGCTCAACACCGACTGGGGCGTGCGGAAGATCGCGCGCGAGGCGGACAAGGCGCGCACCCGGCTGGACAAGACCTACTGGGTGCTGGTCGTGGCGATGGTGGTGCTGCTGGCCGCCGGCATCGTGCTCGGCCTGGTCGGGTGGCACCTGTGGCTGCTGGCGACCGAGGTGTCGCTGCTGGTGTGCTTCGCGATCTTCTGGGTCATCCAGAGCTTCGACCTGATGGACCCGGAGCGCGACGCTGCCACCACCCGTCCGCGGGACCCTCTCACCGGAAGTCGATGAGCAGGTCGTCGTCGCCGTTCTCGGGGTCGGTGACGACCCGGGGGAGGCGTACGGCGGTGTCGGTGCGCTTGGCCAGCGGCACGGTCGGCCGGTCGGTCTCGTCCACCTCGTCGGCCCTGTCCGCGCCGACCACCTGAGCGCGCGGGAGCACCTGGGTGCGCCAGGCTCGGCAGTGGTAGGGCAGCTGCATGCCGTCCATGCCGCGGCCGTAGTCGTCGTAGAAGGCCAGCACCTCGCGGCGCTTGTGGTCCTGGGCCTCGCGCTTGAGGACCGCGACGTTGGAACGCGACAGGACCAGGTCCTGGATCGAGTGGCGGTCGACGACCTGCCAGTGCCGGAACGTCTGGGACTCTACGGCGGAGAAGAGCCCCGAGTCGTCGAGGATCTTCGTCGGGTCGAAGTCGCTGTCCTGCTTGCCGATCAGTCGGCCCAGCTTGCGCACCCAGGGGATCCGCTCGTCACGCTCGTTCTGGATCACGGCGAGTCGTCCGTCCGTACGCAGCACCCGCCCGACCTCCGCCAGCGCCCTGGCGTGGTCGAACCAGTGGAACGCCTGCCCGACGACGACCACGTCGTAGAGACCGTCGCCGGTCGGGATCTGCTCGGCGGTGCCGCTGGTGGCGCGTACGTCCGGGAGCTTCTCGGAGAGGATGTCGAGCATCGCGTCGTCCGGGTCGGTCGCGAAGACGTCGTGGCCCAGGCCGACGAGCACCTCGGTGAGCTTGCCGGTGCCGGCGCCCAGCTCGAGGATCGAGCACGGCTCCTCGCCGACCAGCCACTTCACCGCGTCGACCGGGTAGGACGGGCGCCCGCGGTCATAGCTGTCCGCCACGCTTCCGAAGGAGCGTGCCGGGTCGGGGTTCGCTGGGTCCGTCATCGTGGCCAGGGTAACCCCCGCTTAGGCTTCCTCGTGTGAAGGACGATCCGCTTGCCCGGTTGGTGTCGCTCGAAGGTGTGGCCTCCGGCTTCGCCGCAGCCCGTGACGGCATCGACGTGATGCTGCGTGACCGGGGACTGCGACGTACGTCCCCGGAGACCACCGCCGAGTCGCTGCTGCGCGGTGCGCACGCGTCGGCCGTGCTGGAGGGGTCGTCCTCGTCCTTGGGCGAGGTCCGTGCCTCCGGCGGGGATGCGATCGCGCAGGACGCGGTGCGGCTCTCGACCGAGCTGCTCTCGCTGGTGCCGGTGGTGAAGCAGGCGCCGCTGCAGGCGTTCGCGCGAATCCACGCTCTCGCGGCGGGGGCGTCGTTGGAGGCCGAGGAGCTGGGGCGTCCGCGCTCGTCTGTGGCTGCCGAACGGTTGCGGCGTCTGTCCGACCTGCTGCTCGCACCGACGTCCGCGCCGGCGTTGGTCGTGGCGGCGTTCGCGCACGCCGATCTGGCGACGTCGGCGCCGTTCGCGTCCCACAACGGGCTGGTTGCGCGTGCCGCAGAGCGGCTCATCCTGGTCGCGCGCGGCGTGGACGAGAAGTCGCTCGTCGTGCCGGAGGCCGGCCATCTGGCGCTGCGGGCCGCCTACGAGTCCAACCTGCGCGGCTTCCGCGAGGGCGGCCAGGCCGGGGCGCACTCGTGGCTGCTCTATGCAGCCGAGGCGTACGCCGCCGGGGCCGAAGCCTCGCCGCTGCGCCTGGACGCGGCCGAGTAGCGGGGAAAACCGATGGTGGCACCCGGTGGGTTGTGAACACCGGATGCCACCGCGGACACGAGGCCTTCTGGTTACCAAGCGTGCAAGGTCTGGTCACTGCGTCGGGATTTCTCCCCGGCTACAGCACCCCATCAGATGGGTGGATCGCCGCGTGGGTGCCTGGCTCTCGTGTACGTCTTGTTACGACTCTGTTTC includes:
- a CDS encoding glycosyltransferase; translated protein: MSNVAYLEDGPSVLSLYEGFFAGGARILHTAVVRALDATTPQRHSVLSLSDRVQREFTAQRISSDNSYRRLTSAGVPVRALRRTPTGPITASQLKRVAQSVAKADVVLSLKEQPLTVLGRVGTSGTPLITCLHRSDPEHQGAGVQELIDLDRAGLLTAAVCCAESTQRAYHEATGIPLERLPVFPNGVDLHKFRTDADLRASKRAELGVTGEQPVVMIAARFDEMKNIPLFVRAARRFVHEHPDAHLVMCGAGMTADNPAFAALVAEELGAWPALGTNLHALGIQSQMAPLYNAADLITLTSAFGEAAPLCLLEGMACGAVPVTTPVGDAPAMVGDQRLVASFDPAEMAETWKVAFAQREEHFERIFRNRQRLSEQRLFDAYARLIKESAGSALIPVAV
- a CDS encoding class I SAM-dependent methyltransferase; this translates as MTDPANPDPARSFGSVADSYDRGRPSYPVDAVKWLVGEEPCSILELGAGTGKLTEVLVGLGHDVFATDPDDAMLDILSEKLPDVRATSGTAEQIPTGDGLYDVVVVGQAFHWFDHARALAEVGRVLRTDGRLAVIQNERDERIPWVRKLGRLIGKQDSDFDPTKILDDSGLFSAVESQTFRHWQVVDRHSIQDLVLSRSNVAVLKREAQDHKRREVLAFYDDYGRGMDGMQLPYHCRAWRTQVLPRAQVVGADRADEVDETDRPTVPLAKRTDTAVRLPRVVTDPENGDDDLLIDFR
- a CDS encoding oxidoreductase; protein product: MKDDPLARLVSLEGVASGFAAARDGIDVMLRDRGLRRTSPETTAESLLRGAHASAVLEGSSSSLGEVRASGGDAIAQDAVRLSTELLSLVPVVKQAPLQAFARIHALAAGASLEAEELGRPRSSVAAERLRRLSDLLLAPTSAPALVVAAFAHADLATSAPFASHNGLVARAAERLILVARGVDEKSLVVPEAGHLALRAAYESNLRGFREGGQAGAHSWLLYAAEAYAAGAEASPLRLDAAE